Proteins from a single region of Rubeoparvulum massiliense:
- the pssA gene encoding CDP-diacylglycerol--serine O-phosphatidyltransferase: protein MIRKIIPNMLTVGNLVIGFFAILLILDDVENNLAFASFLIILAMLTDGLDGRVARRLGVTSEFGKELDSLCDVVSFGIAPAAIIYMASLHEYGVMGMAVSCLFPVAGALRLARFNVHAGTPGYFTGLPITAAGGALATFALYTQAFTPFVIMLITLFLAFLMVSQIKYPNFKKVGWPRHTLQIIAVTVVLVGILAWFFPKEFTKIVFIPLAVYAVYGISKNILIAIRRARHKSDDDEETSYRY, encoded by the coding sequence GTGATTAGAAAAATAATCCCCAATATGTTAACGGTGGGGAACTTGGTAATCGGCTTTTTTGCCATCCTATTAATTCTTGATGATGTAGAAAATAATCTAGCCTTTGCATCGTTTCTTATTATTTTGGCCATGCTTACAGATGGTTTAGATGGACGAGTGGCACGTAGGCTCGGTGTGACCTCAGAGTTTGGTAAAGAATTGGATTCACTCTGTGACGTTGTTTCATTTGGTATTGCACCAGCAGCGATTATCTACATGGCTTCATTGCATGAATATGGCGTAATGGGAATGGCTGTTAGCTGCCTCTTTCCAGTGGCAGGAGCATTACGGCTTGCTCGCTTTAATGTTCATGCGGGGACACCGGGGTATTTTACCGGCTTGCCAATTACAGCAGCTGGTGGTGCACTAGCTACCTTTGCTTTATATACACAAGCCTTTACTCCATTTGTCATCATGTTAATCACATTATTCTTGGCTTTTCTGATGGTGAGCCAAATCAAGTATCCCAACTTTAAAAAAGTAGGCTGGCCTCGGCATACATTGCAGATCATTGCCGTCACCGTGGTATTAGTAGGGATCTTAGCTTGGTTTTTCCCAAAAGAGTTTACAAAGATTGTCTTTATTCCTTTGGCTGTCTATGCAGTATATGGGATCAGTAAGAATATCTTAATTGCCATTCGTCGAGCACGTCATAAATCTGATGATGATGAGGAAACTTCATATCGGTATTAA
- a CDS encoding NYN domain-containing protein, producing MDQILLVDGYNIIGAWPELIQLKEKNLDDARDRLLEILSEYQAYTGAKVIVAFDAHQVSGLGSKERYASLTVAYTRENETADECIERLAGQLKTKRNQVVVATSDYTEQRVIFAQGALRKSARELLLEWQELKRQIKGQVQQESTKKPSNSIPLDENLKKLFEEWRRQ from the coding sequence ATGGACCAAATTTTGTTGGTAGATGGATATAATATCATCGGTGCATGGCCAGAGCTGATTCAATTAAAAGAGAAGAATCTTGATGATGCCCGAGATCGGCTGCTAGAGATTCTATCAGAATACCAAGCTTACACAGGGGCCAAGGTGATCGTCGCCTTTGATGCTCACCAGGTCTCGGGGCTTGGTAGCAAGGAACGCTATGCATCGCTCACTGTTGCCTACACACGGGAGAATGAGACAGCAGATGAGTGTATTGAGCGACTGGCAGGTCAACTGAAAACAAAACGAAACCAAGTGGTGGTAGCCACGTCTGATTATACAGAGCAGCGTGTAATTTTTGCTCAGGGGGCACTTCGTAAGTCAGCACGGGAATTGCTTCTTGAATGGCAAGAATTGAAGCGCCAGATTAAGGGCCAGGTTCAACAAGAATCAACAAAAAAGCCTAGCAACTCTATTCCTTTAGATGAAAACCTAAAAAAGCTATTCGAGGAGTGGCGCAGACAGTAA
- a CDS encoding phosphatidylserine decarboxylase has product MKRHALLKEGIPTLLVILVLGIILFIIQPWLSLIAIGLLLFVLYFFRDPARNPEEIEGVVISAADGVVTDIQEIEDPEFMEGKATCISIFLSPLDVHVNRSPVQGEIVYQKYVKGRFISATKPESHQVNEKNYIGIESAYGKIMVVQIAGMMARRIVSWVTPVQSVHTADKIGMIKFGSGTQIWVNQNVEVVISVGDRVRSGKTVIGRVKSRD; this is encoded by the coding sequence ATGAAGAGGCATGCATTGTTAAAGGAAGGCATTCCAACACTTTTAGTGATTCTAGTATTGGGCATTATCTTATTTATTATTCAACCATGGCTTTCATTGATTGCAATTGGATTATTACTTTTTGTCCTTTATTTTTTCCGTGATCCAGCTAGGAACCCTGAAGAGATTGAAGGAGTTGTGATCTCTGCTGCTGACGGTGTGGTGACAGATATTCAGGAGATTGAAGATCCAGAATTTATGGAAGGAAAGGCGACTTGCATTAGCATCTTCCTTTCTCCATTGGATGTACATGTGAATCGCAGCCCTGTTCAGGGAGAGATTGTTTATCAGAAGTATGTAAAGGGACGTTTTATTTCTGCGACAAAGCCAGAGAGTCATCAGGTAAATGAGAAAAATTATATTGGTATTGAGTCTGCGTATGGTAAGATAATGGTTGTTCAGATCGCAGGTATGATGGCACGAAGGATTGTGAGCTGGGTTACACCAGTTCAATCCGTCCATACGGCTGATAAAATCGGGATGATTAAATTTGGATCTGGTACACAGATTTGGGTGAATCAGAATGTCGAAGTTGTTATCTCTGTAGGCGATCGTGTACGATCTGGAAAAACAGTGATAGGGAGAGTGAAATCCCGTGATTAG
- the cysS gene encoding cysteine--tRNA ligase has translation MTIKIYNTMTRTKEEFVPVQAGKVSIYVCGPTVYNYIHIGNARPAVFFDVVRRYFKHRGYEVTYVQNFTDVDDKLIRRAEEEGATVPELSKKYISAFLEDAKQLNILAADYYPQVTEHVEEIIQFINSLIEKGYAYAMDGDVYFRTEHFAEYGKLSHQPLQELKAGARVELNESKENPLDFALWKKAKTGEIAWQSPWGMGRPGWHIECSTLAKRYLGETIDIHGGGTDLTFPHHENEIAQSESLTGKPMAKYWMHNGMLNMGTEKMSKSLNNSINVHQLLESYPGKVLRFFLLSAHYRTPLTFSGELLEQQARSLERIEMSVSRVKERLAGATSGNSTEMEMKIEEWSKRFYEKMDDDFNTADAISVIFDAVKDVNNYLDQEVVFQGTLEAILAQFSQWGNILGFHFETDELLLEEEVEALIRERNEARKARDFAKADDIRDRLAQMNIILEDTPQGVRWRRK, from the coding sequence ATGACAATCAAAATTTATAATACCATGACTCGAACCAAAGAAGAGTTTGTCCCTGTCCAAGCCGGTAAAGTAAGCATCTATGTCTGTGGACCAACTGTATATAATTATATTCATATTGGTAATGCTCGGCCTGCTGTGTTCTTCGATGTTGTAAGGCGTTATTTTAAGCATCGAGGCTATGAAGTGACCTATGTTCAAAACTTTACCGATGTAGATGATAAATTGATTCGCCGTGCTGAAGAAGAAGGAGCAACAGTACCTGAATTGAGTAAGAAGTATATTTCCGCATTTTTGGAGGATGCAAAGCAATTAAATATACTGGCTGCCGATTACTATCCTCAGGTTACAGAGCATGTGGAAGAGATCATTCAGTTCATTAATAGCCTGATTGAAAAGGGTTATGCTTATGCGATGGATGGCGATGTCTATTTCCGGACAGAGCATTTTGCTGAATACGGGAAGCTCTCGCACCAACCACTTCAAGAGTTAAAGGCAGGGGCACGTGTAGAACTGAACGAAAGTAAGGAGAATCCGCTGGATTTTGCACTATGGAAGAAAGCGAAGACCGGGGAGATCGCTTGGCAAAGCCCGTGGGGGATGGGGCGTCCTGGCTGGCATATTGAATGCTCAACGCTGGCCAAACGCTATTTAGGAGAGACCATTGATATTCATGGTGGTGGAACAGACTTAACCTTTCCACACCATGAGAATGAAATTGCCCAAAGTGAATCCCTTACAGGAAAACCAATGGCCAAATATTGGATGCATAATGGTATGCTAAATATGGGTACAGAAAAAATGTCTAAGTCCTTAAATAACTCCATCAATGTGCACCAACTATTGGAGAGCTATCCTGGCAAGGTATTGCGTTTCTTTCTCTTATCCGCACACTACCGTACTCCCTTGACATTTAGCGGGGAATTATTAGAACAGCAAGCGCGTTCATTGGAACGTATTGAAATGTCTGTGAGCAGGGTGAAGGAACGCTTGGCTGGAGCTACTTCTGGAAATAGTACGGAGATGGAGATGAAGATTGAGGAATGGAGCAAGCGTTTCTATGAGAAGATGGATGATGATTTCAACACAGCTGACGCCATTTCTGTGATCTTTGATGCGGTGAAAGATGTGAACAACTACTTAGATCAAGAAGTGGTATTTCAGGGAACACTAGAAGCGATTCTTGCACAGTTCTCGCAATGGGGCAATATATTAGGTTTTCACTTCGAGACAGATGAACTCTTGTTAGAGGAAGAGGTTGAGGCCTTAATTCGCGAGCGGAATGAAGCCCGCAAGGCTCGTGACTTTGCAAAAGCGGATGACATTCGTGATCGTCTAGCACAGATGAATATTATCCTCGAAGATACTCCACAAGGTGTGAGGTGGCGAAGGAAATAG
- a CDS encoding PIN/TRAM domain-containing protein, producing the protein MLKGVIQLFFIILGGIIGYQFGSSLFAMFDFWNLGWLQEYANYVGAGSGALIFLVIGLILTNYILQFIQWVEERIVKLPLTDLVFGMVGLIMGLVITMLLPLDKIPLVGNYFDILFAIVLGYLGFQVGFRKKEEIISLFSLGKKSKHEKNVQQDYHHKILDTSVIIDGRIADICQTGFLEGVLVIPHFVLEELQHIADSSDVLKRNRGRRGLDILNKIQKELPIEVIIYEGDFEEIAEVDSKLVKLAKVLGGKVVTNDFNLNKVCELQGVPVLNINDLANAVKPVVLPGEELNVQVIKDGKEDGQGVAYLDDGTMIVVEDGRNNIGKHIDVIVTSVLQTSAGRMIFAKPKAYEKAL; encoded by the coding sequence ATGCTAAAAGGAGTCATTCAACTCTTCTTTATCATTCTTGGAGGGATCATTGGGTATCAGTTTGGTTCAAGCTTATTTGCAATGTTTGATTTTTGGAATCTTGGTTGGCTACAGGAGTACGCCAATTATGTAGGCGCAGGAAGTGGGGCGCTCATCTTTCTTGTCATCGGACTTATTCTTACAAATTATATCCTTCAATTTATTCAATGGGTGGAAGAACGAATTGTCAAATTGCCCTTAACTGACCTTGTCTTCGGGATGGTAGGCTTAATCATGGGCTTGGTTATCACTATGCTACTACCACTCGACAAAATCCCTTTAGTGGGCAACTATTTCGATATTCTCTTTGCCATTGTCTTGGGTTATTTAGGATTTCAGGTGGGATTTCGTAAGAAAGAAGAGATTATCTCGCTGTTCTCCCTTGGAAAAAAATCCAAACATGAAAAGAATGTGCAGCAAGACTATCACCATAAAATCTTGGACACAAGTGTGATCATTGATGGGCGTATCGCTGATATCTGCCAAACTGGATTTTTAGAAGGTGTCCTTGTTATTCCTCATTTTGTCCTAGAGGAGTTGCAGCATATCGCTGATTCGTCTGATGTACTAAAACGGAATCGAGGCAGACGTGGTCTTGATATCTTAAATAAAATCCAAAAGGAACTGCCCATTGAGGTTATTATCTATGAAGGCGACTTTGAAGAAATCGCTGAAGTCGATAGTAAACTTGTGAAGCTAGCGAAGGTATTGGGTGGAAAAGTGGTTACAAACGACTTTAACCTGAATAAGGTCTGTGAATTACAAGGTGTTCCTGTCCTCAATATCAATGATCTTGCCAATGCAGTTAAACCTGTGGTATTACCAGGGGAAGAACTGAATGTTCAAGTGATTAAGGATGGGAAAGAGGATGGACAGGGCGTTGCCTATTTGGATGATGGAACCATGATTGTAGTTGAAGATGGCCGTAATAATATTGGCAAACATATCGATGTCATTGTCACTAGTGTTTTGCAAACGTCTGCAGGTCGGATGATTTTTGCAAAACCTAAGGCATACGAAAAAGCATTATAA
- the ispF gene encoding 2-C-methyl-D-erythritol 2,4-cyclodiphosphate synthase, which translates to MRIGQGFDVHQLVDERPCIIGGIEVPYEKGLLGHSDADVLLHAITDAILGALGKGDIGSHFPDTDPQYLNVDSKFLLKQVWEMAKDQGYLLGNLDATIIAQRPKMAPYIPAMRTQIAQLLQSDEENINVKATTTEKLGFTGRGEGIASMAVVLLTARTE; encoded by the coding sequence ATGAGAATTGGACAAGGATTTGATGTACATCAATTAGTGGATGAACGGCCATGTATTATTGGGGGAATCGAAGTTCCTTATGAAAAAGGCTTATTAGGTCATTCTGATGCTGATGTTCTTCTCCATGCTATCACCGATGCGATTCTAGGGGCACTTGGAAAAGGGGATATCGGTTCACATTTTCCTGATACGGATCCTCAGTATCTCAATGTGGATAGCAAGTTTCTATTGAAGCAAGTCTGGGAGATGGCTAAGGATCAAGGGTATCTGTTAGGGAATCTCGATGCTACCATCATTGCCCAGCGACCCAAAATGGCACCATATATTCCTGCTATGCGGACGCAGATTGCTCAGTTGCTTCAGTCTGATGAGGAAAACATCAATGTAAAGGCGACGACAACAGAAAAATTAGGTTTTACAGGGCGTGGCGAGGGAATTGCTTCGATGGCCGTGGTGTTGTTAACAGCAAGAACCGAGTAA
- the ispD gene encoding 2-C-methyl-D-erythritol 4-phosphate cytidylyltransferase, whose translation MQIGVIVVAAGRGRRMGADRNKVLLPLRHKPILMYTLERLLKTPNLLEVVVVYHPDDQTEIETIIRDMGSNIPIQLVSGGEERQDSVYQGLKKLSAQCDVVFIHDGARPFVSVETLQRLSMRMEEIQGAVLGVPVKDTIKEVNKAGVITGTLPRSSLYAIQTPQAFRRDLLLEAYEKAMERGFYATDDAALVEQLGVPVEIVMGEYTNIKVTTPDDLWYADRLIQQMQMREGN comes from the coding sequence GTGCAGATTGGCGTCATTGTGGTTGCAGCTGGGAGAGGTAGACGTATGGGAGCAGACCGTAACAAGGTTCTGCTTCCTTTGCGTCATAAGCCAATATTGATGTATACTTTAGAACGATTGCTTAAGACACCCAATCTTTTGGAAGTGGTAGTAGTCTATCATCCTGACGATCAAACTGAGATAGAGACGATTATTCGAGATATGGGGAGCAACATCCCTATACAGCTTGTTTCTGGTGGCGAAGAACGACAAGATAGCGTATATCAAGGGCTAAAAAAACTAAGCGCACAGTGTGATGTGGTCTTTATTCATGATGGTGCCAGACCCTTTGTTTCTGTCGAGACTTTACAACGTTTAAGTATGCGTATGGAAGAGATCCAAGGTGCTGTATTAGGCGTTCCTGTAAAGGACACGATTAAGGAAGTTAATAAGGCGGGAGTGATTACGGGGACATTGCCTCGTTCTAGCCTATATGCAATCCAAACCCCTCAAGCGTTTCGACGGGATCTTTTACTGGAAGCATATGAGAAAGCGATGGAAAGGGGCTTCTATGCAACGGATGATGCAGCCTTGGTAGAACAGTTAGGCGTTCCTGTTGAGATTGTGATGGGGGAGTATACCAATATTAAGGTGACCACACCGGATGATCTATGGTATGCAGATCGATTAATCCAACAAATGCAGATGAGAGAGGGGAACTAG
- the rlmB gene encoding 23S rRNA (guanosine(2251)-2'-O)-methyltransferase RlmB, which translates to MKNETIVGKNPVIEALRAGRPIDKIWLAEGLRSSQLGPILQLAKEQGVVVQYVPRKRLHEWAPDEVHQGVVATVAAYEYAELDVILANAKAKTGLPFLIMLDGLEDPHNLGSILRTADAVGADGIIIPKRRSVGLTSVVAKASAGAIEYVPVIRVANLVQTIKSMKDAGYWVVGTDAEGSSDYRTLKYDFPTLLIIGSEGKGISRLVREECDYLVHLPMEGRVTSLNASVAASLLMYEVYRQRNPLSLN; encoded by the coding sequence ATGAAGAACGAGACTATTGTCGGAAAAAATCCTGTTATCGAAGCGCTTCGGGCAGGACGCCCCATTGATAAAATCTGGTTAGCAGAGGGCTTACGTTCTAGCCAACTAGGTCCCATTCTTCAGCTAGCGAAAGAACAAGGCGTTGTGGTGCAGTATGTTCCACGTAAACGACTTCATGAGTGGGCTCCAGATGAGGTTCATCAAGGTGTTGTGGCAACGGTAGCAGCATATGAATATGCAGAATTGGATGTCATACTAGCCAATGCAAAAGCCAAGACGGGGCTGCCATTCTTGATCATGCTCGATGGTCTAGAAGATCCTCACAATTTAGGCTCCATCCTACGAACAGCTGATGCAGTTGGAGCGGATGGGATTATTATTCCGAAGCGCCGTTCAGTAGGCCTTACATCGGTAGTGGCAAAAGCTTCTGCAGGTGCCATTGAATATGTCCCTGTGATTCGCGTTGCTAATCTTGTTCAAACAATCAAAAGCATGAAGGATGCAGGGTACTGGGTTGTTGGCACAGATGCAGAAGGTAGCTCAGACTACCGAACGCTCAAGTATGACTTTCCAACACTCTTGATTATTGGTAGTGAAGGCAAAGGGATCAGTCGTCTCGTACGAGAAGAGTGTGATTATCTTGTTCATCTCCCCATGGAAGGTCGCGTTACTTCATTGAATGCCTCTGTAGCTGCATCATTGCTCATGTATGAAGTATATCGGCAGCGTAATCCCCTGTCGTTAAATTAG
- a CDS encoding CarD family transcriptional regulator, with protein MGDKVVYPMHGAGVIESIEKQEVLGETHEYYIMHLPVGELKVMIPRSNVEKIGLRQVISEEGLDEALALACEAAVDTGETWNRRFRANLDKIKGGDVVDIAHVVRDLMVREREKGLSTGERKMLEQAKQILVSEMILSKEIDAHEANRLVDELGED; from the coding sequence GTGGGCGACAAGGTTGTGTATCCTATGCATGGTGCCGGAGTAATTGAGTCCATTGAGAAGCAAGAGGTTTTGGGAGAAACTCATGAGTATTACATCATGCATCTACCTGTAGGCGAGCTTAAGGTCATGATCCCGCGTTCCAATGTGGAAAAAATCGGACTACGACAGGTAATCAGTGAAGAGGGGTTAGATGAAGCACTTGCTCTAGCCTGTGAGGCAGCCGTCGATACTGGTGAAACTTGGAATCGACGTTTCCGTGCCAATTTAGATAAAATAAAAGGTGGCGATGTAGTCGATATTGCCCATGTAGTTCGAGATTTAATGGTTCGAGAGCGAGAAAAAGGGTTATCAACAGGTGAAAGAAAAATGTTGGAGCAGGCAAAGCAAATCTTGGTGAGTGAGATGATTCTATCGAAAGAGATTGATGCTCATGAAGCTAACCGACTAGTGGATGAACTAGGGGAAGATTGA
- a CDS encoding Mini-ribonuclease 3 has translation MNKQMEQVEHPELMNALVLAYMGDAIYEVYVRQHLICLGQCKPQLLHQHATHYVSAKAQAAILHQLMPSLSDEEIQIVKRGRNAKSGTVPKNTPVTVYRHSTAFEALIGYLYLTENSERLQQIIDQALYIVEHGVEES, from the coding sequence ATGAATAAGCAAATGGAGCAAGTCGAACATCCAGAATTAATGAACGCATTAGTATTGGCCTACATGGGTGATGCAATCTATGAGGTGTATGTCCGTCAACATCTGATCTGCCTTGGACAGTGTAAGCCTCAGCTCTTACATCAGCATGCGACGCATTATGTTTCAGCGAAGGCACAAGCGGCGATTCTTCATCAATTAATGCCTAGTCTATCCGATGAAGAGATCCAGATTGTGAAGCGTGGACGCAATGCGAAGTCAGGCACTGTTCCTAAGAATACACCTGTAACCGTTTATCGGCATAGTACTGCCTTTGAGGCGCTCATTGGGTATCTTTACTTAACAGAGAATAGTGAACGACTACAGCAGATTATTGATCAAGCGTTATATATCGTTGAGCATGGGGTTGAAGAATCATAA
- the gltX gene encoding glutamate--tRNA ligase, which yields MSKIRVRYAPSPTGHLHIGGARTALFNYLFARHHGGEFIIRIEDTDMKRNVEGGDMNQLQYLKWLGLDWDESVDIGGEYGPYRCSERLPIYQEYVQRLIESGHAYYCYCNEEELEEEREQQRAKGEMPRYSGRCSHLTDEERKQFEAEGRKPSVRFRVPAGVQLEFDDLIRGHVKFDSDGIGDFVILKKDGMPTYNFNVVVDDALMKITHVFRGEEHLSNTPKQLLIYDALGFPRPQFGHVSLILNEQRKKLSKRDESIIQFIEQYKEMGYLPEAILNFIALLGWSPEGEEEIFSLDELVQLFDVTRLSNHPAIFDKTKMQWMNNVYMKKAELDQVVEISLPHLIQAERLPEKMTAEQQEWAHQLIDLYQEQMSYGAEIVELSELFFTDAIEYGEEAKEILKEEQVPEVLAKFAEKLKELEAYEPANIKQAIKAVQKETGYKGKKLFMPIRVACTGFTHGPDLDASLYLLGKEKVLARLQQLLNNYKEVLA from the coding sequence ATGTCTAAAATAAGAGTGCGTTATGCACCTAGTCCTACAGGTCACTTACATATTGGTGGCGCTAGAACAGCATTATTCAATTATCTATTTGCTCGCCACCATGGTGGGGAGTTTATTATTCGGATTGAAGATACCGATATGAAACGGAATGTTGAAGGTGGTGATATGAACCAGCTTCAATACTTGAAGTGGCTAGGCTTGGACTGGGATGAAAGCGTTGATATTGGTGGAGAATACGGTCCTTATCGTTGCTCAGAGCGATTACCAATTTATCAAGAATATGTACAGAGATTAATTGAATCAGGTCATGCTTACTATTGCTATTGCAATGAAGAGGAATTAGAGGAAGAACGGGAACAACAACGGGCCAAAGGTGAAATGCCACGTTATTCAGGCAGATGTTCTCACCTTACGGATGAAGAGCGAAAACAATTTGAAGCAGAAGGACGTAAGCCTTCTGTTCGCTTCCGTGTACCTGCAGGTGTTCAACTAGAATTTGATGATTTGATCCGTGGCCATGTGAAGTTTGATTCTGATGGTATTGGTGACTTCGTCATTTTGAAGAAAGATGGCATGCCTACCTACAACTTCAATGTGGTTGTTGATGATGCCTTGATGAAAATCACCCATGTATTTCGGGGTGAAGAGCACTTATCCAATACACCGAAGCAATTACTAATTTATGATGCATTAGGATTTCCACGTCCTCAGTTTGGACATGTTTCCCTCATCCTAAATGAACAACGGAAAAAGTTAAGCAAACGGGACGAATCCATCATTCAATTTATTGAACAGTACAAGGAGATGGGGTATCTTCCTGAGGCAATCCTAAACTTTATCGCTCTCTTAGGCTGGTCACCAGAAGGTGAAGAGGAGATCTTCAGTTTAGATGAGCTGGTGCAACTTTTCGATGTAACAAGGCTATCTAATCATCCTGCTATCTTTGATAAAACAAAAATGCAGTGGATGAATAATGTATATATGAAGAAGGCAGAACTTGATCAAGTAGTGGAGATTTCACTACCACATCTCATTCAAGCTGAGCGACTACCAGAAAAGATGACAGCAGAACAGCAGGAATGGGCTCATCAACTAATTGATCTTTACCAAGAACAGATGAGTTATGGCGCTGAGATTGTGGAGTTATCTGAGCTCTTCTTTACAGATGCCATCGAGTATGGAGAGGAAGCGAAGGAGATTCTGAAGGAAGAACAGGTTCCAGAGGTGCTCGCTAAATTTGCAGAGAAATTAAAAGAGCTTGAAGCCTATGAGCCTGCAAACATTAAGCAAGCGATTAAGGCAGTACAAAAAGAGACGGGTTATAAGGGTAAAAAATTGTTCATGCCGATTCGTGTGGCTTGTACTGGCTTTACTCACGGTCCAGACCTTGATGCCTCACTTTATTTGCTTGGAAAAGAAAAAGTGCTTGCTCGTCTGCAACAATTATTGAATAATTATAAGGAAGTACTTGCATAA
- the disA gene encoding DNA integrity scanning diadenylate cyclase DisA: MDRQFTKEDFIQQSLRMVAPGTPLREGLENVLRAKTGGLIVVGNTEEMMKLVDGGFSIDCDFSPSYLYELAKMDGAIILSSNAKKILYANTQLHPDSSIPATETGIRHRSAERVAKQTGLLVISISQRRNVITLYQGNLRYILKDIGVILTKANQAIQTLEKYKSVLDQALTNLSAMEYEELVTLQEVALVIQRIEMVIRIKGEIENYIHELGTEGRLISMQLDELVANVEDDAVMLIHDYSKDPQANPEEILQELKKYTPDELLETQLICRVLGYSSSVNFQEEPVQPRGYRIVSKIPRLPHGVVDNLIGRFQNFSRILLATIEELDDVEGIGEVRARAIKEGLKRIQEQVFIDRHL, encoded by the coding sequence ATGGATCGCCAATTTACAAAGGAAGACTTTATTCAGCAGTCCCTCCGCATGGTAGCACCTGGGACCCCCCTACGAGAAGGGCTGGAAAATGTGTTACGAGCAAAAACAGGAGGACTTATCGTTGTAGGCAATACGGAAGAGATGATGAAGCTTGTCGATGGGGGATTTAGTATTGATTGTGACTTTTCTCCATCCTATTTATACGAATTGGCAAAAATGGATGGTGCTATTATTCTGAGCTCTAATGCAAAAAAAATCCTTTATGCTAATACACAACTTCATCCCGATAGTTCCATTCCAGCTACAGAAACAGGAATTCGCCATCGTTCTGCTGAGCGGGTAGCGAAGCAGACAGGATTACTGGTTATCTCCATCTCGCAACGCCGAAATGTGATTACGCTCTATCAAGGGAATCTCCGCTATATATTGAAAGATATTGGTGTAATTTTGACCAAAGCGAATCAAGCGATTCAAACGCTAGAAAAATATAAGAGTGTCCTCGATCAAGCCTTAACCAATTTAAGCGCCATGGAGTATGAAGAGCTGGTAACTCTACAAGAAGTGGCTCTTGTGATCCAACGGATTGAGATGGTGATACGGATTAAGGGAGAGATTGAAAACTATATTCATGAGTTGGGGACAGAAGGTCGCCTTATCAGCATGCAGTTGGACGAATTGGTAGCGAATGTAGAAGATGATGCAGTGATGCTAATCCATGATTACTCCAAAGATCCTCAAGCCAATCCAGAGGAAATTCTTCAGGAATTAAAAAAATACACCCCTGATGAATTGTTAGAAACACAGCTAATCTGTCGTGTCTTGGGGTATTCTTCCAGTGTGAATTTCCAAGAAGAACCTGTGCAACCACGAGGATATCGGATTGTTAGTAAAATTCCCCGGCTACCTCATGGTGTTGTAGATAATCTCATCGGCAGGTTCCAAAATTTCTCTAGAATACTTTTGGCCACTATAGAAGAATTGGATGATGTAGAAGGAATTGGCGAGGTGCGTGCTCGGGCGATCAAGGAAGGCTTGAAGCGCATTCAGGAACAGGTTTTCATCGATCGCCACCTATAG
- the cysE gene encoding serine O-acetyltransferase: MRFWQTLRNDVQTVLDQDPAARNKFEVVLTYSGLHAIWGYRLSHTLWKWKLFLLARIVSQLVRFLTGIEIHPAAKIGQRLFIDHGMGVVIGETCEIGDDCVLYQGVTLGGTGKEKGKRHPTIGNRVIVATGAKVLGSMKIGDDVKIGAGAVVLKEVPPNCTVVGIPGRIVVQDGVRVRAFDHQNMPDPVAEICDSLHNKIRALEREVEELKSSLRKEREDDNQNL, from the coding sequence ATGAGGTTTTGGCAAACATTACGTAATGATGTTCAAACGGTCCTAGATCAAGATCCGGCCGCTCGGAACAAGTTTGAGGTAGTTTTAACCTATTCTGGACTTCATGCGATTTGGGGATATCGATTATCCCATACATTATGGAAGTGGAAGCTTTTCTTACTTGCACGGATCGTCTCACAACTGGTTCGGTTTTTAACAGGAATTGAGATTCATCCTGCAGCCAAGATTGGCCAGCGCTTATTTATTGACCATGGGATGGGTGTCGTAATCGGCGAAACATGCGAGATTGGCGATGACTGCGTTCTCTACCAAGGAGTCACCTTAGGGGGGACGGGGAAGGAAAAGGGCAAACGTCATCCAACCATTGGGAATCGGGTGATTGTTGCTACAGGAGCGAAAGTCCTGGGCTCTATGAAAATCGGTGACGATGTGAAAATTGGAGCAGGAGCCGTTGTCTTAAAAGAGGTGCCACCCAATTGTACCGTCGTAGGAATACCAGGTCGTATTGTGGTGCAGGATGGTGTACGTGTACGCGCCTTTGACCATCAAAATATGCCTGATCCTGTAGCAGAAATTTGTGACAGCTTGCATAATAAGATCAGGGCATTAGAACGTGAAGTAGAAGAGTTGAAATCAAGTTTGAGGAAGGAGCGAGAAGATGACAATCAAAATTTATAA